The Apium graveolens cultivar Ventura chromosome 6, ASM990537v1, whole genome shotgun sequence genome contains a region encoding:
- the LOC141663546 gene encoding uncharacterized protein LOC141663546 isoform X1 translates to MTRRQLWSSSRQVLSRACPIGGYGKALLEKNPTIDQGTDGVKNKTPEVQSKLTNALVVDVNKNQVIAAGIVSILSSPTSSKSTSLVSAMPTSLLSVKTFTLAEMHKSVSSDRQYTRPGEGNSVLLPYRPLVVCQS, encoded by the exons ATGACGAGAAGACAATTATGGAGTTCTTCGAGGCAAGTACTATCTAGGGCCTGCCCCATTGGAGGATATGGCAAG GCACTACTCGAGAAGAACCCTACAATTGACCAGGGTACAGATG GTGTGAAGAATAAAACACCTGAAGTGCAGTCAAAGCTGACAAATGCGCTTGTTGTTGATGTTAATAAGAACCAGGTTATTGCAGCTG GAATTGTGTCTATCTTAAGTAGCCCCACAAGCTCAAAATCAACCTCCCTCGTTTCTGCCATGCCTACGTCTTTGCTTTCTGTGAAAACATTTACACTTGCTGAGATGCATAAATCTGTTTCTTCTGACAG GCAATATACACGACCGGGGGAAGGAAATTCAGTTTTGTTACCATACCGGCCTTTAGTAGTGTGCCAATCATGA
- the LOC141663546 gene encoding uncharacterized protein LOC141663546 isoform X2 produces the protein MARHYSRRTLQLTRVQMVGVKNKTPEVQSKLTNALVVDVNKNQVIAAGIVSILSSPTSSKSTSLVSAMPTSLLSVKTFTLAEMHKSVSSDRQYTRPGEGNSVLLPYRPLVVCQS, from the exons ATGGCAAG GCACTACTCGAGAAGAACCCTACAATTGACCAGGGTACAGATG GTAGGTGTGAAGAATAAAACACCTGAAGTGCAGTCAAAGCTGACAAATGCGCTTGTTGTTGATGTTAATAAGAACCAGGTTATTGCAGCTG GAATTGTGTCTATCTTAAGTAGCCCCACAAGCTCAAAATCAACCTCCCTCGTTTCTGCCATGCCTACGTCTTTGCTTTCTGTGAAAACATTTACACTTGCTGAGATGCATAAATCTGTTTCTTCTGACAG GCAATATACACGACCGGGGGAAGGAAATTCAGTTTTGTTACCATACCGGCCTTTAGTAGTGTGCCAATCATGA